The stretch of DNA TCACTACATTAGTTACCATAACCTCGTCCGGGCGAATAGGCGATGTCGTCTCGCCAACGTATTTACCTTTGGTGCCACGGTAATGGTTCATTACCACGGCAGAGTTTTCTGCCGTCACTTCTTCAGCAACTTCTGCAGGGATTACACCTGGCCAACTCAACTGGATGTTGTATACGTACGGGCTGTTAGCGATTCCCCTCAGGTTGATTAAGGTTGGGCCGTTCGCGATTCGGTTAAGAAGTGCCGTTCCATCTTCCTGTCCAAGTGTATAGGCAGGGATGGCGATGTTATCAGCTCTTAGTACGCTAGCAGCGTATATTCCTGTTCTGTCGTTAACGAGGACTACCGCTTCTGCACCTGCAGCATGCAAAGCCTTAATCTGTTGGGCAGTAGTCTGATTTGCATCACGGGTGACAACCGCAAGCTTACCACTGATGTCCTTGCCGCTTAGATCCTCCGGTAATGCCTTACCTACGTTTACCGCTTTTAGGTTTCTAGGGCCATCTAATCTAGGTACAAAGCCTACCGGTTCTAGTGGGATTGATCCGCCTAACCCGTCATAAGATGCCTTGATGACAGGGGCATACCTGCGCTGGTCGAATTCAAACGAAAATGTTCCTTCATCAGCCTTCAATGGCTCTGTCGGCACTGCATAAACGTGATCCCAAATAGCGCTACTCGCTCCCAACATGTAGTCAACTGTGCCTTTGCCCATAGCTCTGCGGTAGCCGATATGCCATCCACCCTGCTCAGACTCCTTAGGCGTCGAGATCTTTACCTCCTTACCTAATCGGGCATCCAGCGTAATGGTCTTTTCCTCCTTATACTTCACTTCCACCATAGGCTCACCAGCAAGGGTATAGTCCTGGGTTCTTCCGGTCTCGTCAATCGTTTTTATGGTACCCATCACAGAATAACGCCCTGGCTGCAAAAGGAGGGTAGTATCTGAACCAATAGTAGGGTAAATCTGCGTAATTTTCCCCGTATCGAAGTTGGTCGCGATGATTTCACCATAGGTCTGTTTTCCGTTTCGGTCAATCGTTTGAAGATTTACTCTAACTAATGGTTCAGTCTTTGTTGCACCAATAGTTGTGTTGATTGTTTGGTTGTCACTTGAAATAGCGTTAACCACAACTTTATAATCCTGAACATTCCCAAGTGCTGGATTAAATGTCACTTTTACCTCACTGCTACCATGTGCTGGCACCGTGACCGTTGACTGATTCAGTGTGAACATTTCAGCAGGCGCTTCTACTAAATTTTCACCTTTTGCTGTCAAAGCAAGATTCAATGTCACATCCTGATCAGATGGGTTAACATATTTATACGATTTTTCGACCGGCTTATCATCTACCATAGCAGGTCCCAAACTGACGACTGCAGGACTGCTAAAGACGTTAGCATCCAAGGCTTTCACAACATCTACACGTCCGCCACCCTGCTGATATGGTGTATAGCGAATATTCATTACACCTGTGCCAGCTAAAACCTGCTTGATATGATCTCCCGTCCATTCCGGGTGTCTTTGTTTTAGAATGGCTGCAGCACCAGCAACATGTGGTGTAGCCATTGATGTACCGTTGGCCGAAGTGTAGTTATCATCGATTGGGGTACCCATGTTAGTGCCAGCAGCACGAGCCGCTATGATCCCTACTCCTGGTGCCGTAATCTCCGGTTTCACTCTATAATTATTGATAACCGGACCGCGGCTTGAGAAGGCAGCTAAAAATTCAGTTTGGGATTTATCAACTGCCCCAACCGTCAATGCTTTTTCTGCCGCCCCTGGCGATCCTAAAGTACTCTTCCTTGATCCTGCATTTCCTGCAGCAATGACAAACAATGTGTCACTAGTTTCGCTCAAATTGTTGACAGCTTGACTCATTGGATCCGTGCCATCGCTCGGTGTATTCGTACCAATGCTCATACTGACAATATCAGCCTGTTCCTGAACAGCCCATTGCATACCAGCGATGATTCCCGATTCAGTACCATCACCATTATTATCAAGCACCTTCCCGACTAAAAGCTCTGCAGCTGGAGCTACCCCCTTATTTTTCCCGCCGGAAGCGGCGCCAGATCCCGCGATCGTCGAAGCAACATGCGTACCATGCCCGTGATGATCGACCCAATCAGGATCCGTTGTAAAGTTCTTTGCTTCTTTGACGATATATTGATTGTTAGAATCTTTAAAATCAGGATGATTTGGATCAATCCCTGTGTCCAAAACAGCCACTTTCACGCCCTTACCATCATATCCGGCTTCCCATGCAGCAGGCGCCCCAATCTGCGGAACACTTTTGTCAAGTAAAGCATGAACTGGTTTGTCCAGCCAAATCTTTTTAATACCTTCCGTTAGCTCAGGCTCTGGCTGAGCTTGCTTTGTATTTGCCTCTCCATCAACAGCATCCCAGAATTTCTTGGCGTGTTTTTTATTCGTTTTTACTGCGACGGCATTCACACTAGGAAGATCTACTTTGTTCGTTGCCCCAGTAGACACAGCTTCATCAAATGCAGTGCTGACAGAAAAATTAGCTTGTCCAGATTCCTCTGTGACAATCAAAGGAATACTTGACTGATGATCGTCATCGTAGCCATACTCAATCAATTTCGTTATGTTAAACAATTCCTCATCCATTTGGCCAGCCGCCAGAAATGGTGTCGCTTCATCGGGAATCAAATAAGTGTCACCATCAATAGTTTTCTGAGTAAATGAAACTGGAGTGCCATCCTCACTAGGTACAAGTGTGCTCACTAGATTTCCGTCACTATATTTTTCTACCGTGACAACGTCACCGGTGACAAGAGTAATCTTGTGCGTATCGACGTCTCGGGAATTCTCCTTCGGCTGAGGTACCTGAATAGTAGGCGTTTCGGCGTTGGTATCATCAGCAAATGAAGCCACCGAACTTGTTCCCAAAAGCACTGCAGTAGTCAAGCCTGCAGCCATTACGTTAATGATTTTTTTCTTTCTGCTTTTCCCCATCATAACTCTCCTTTTCCCAACTTATTGCTACAGAAAATATTAATAAACGCCTTGCACCGAATATTTAGTACCCTTAGACATATATCCCCCCTTATTTGTTCTTGCAATATGAAGCTATAATTCTATTTTATTTTCCTCTATTCCGACTTTTCTGAAAATTAAACAAAGGATGTAATTTTTCGAGCTAAAGGTTATAGACTAATAAAACTAAAGGCTTATTCCTTGCCGTTCAAGCAAATTAGAAAAGCAAATGCGAAAATCTATAATTTCCTAACGATGAAAAAGAGAGAAACGCTTTGCGCTCCTCTCCTTTTTACTTCTATTGTTTTGGCTCAAAACCAACCAGGCTCAGGAAGTATTCCAATCCTTTATTGCCAATGGTTTCTTTAGGTTTCCTGTTTGCTGGCGCATCTGGCCCCTTTGTTAAAAAAAGAGGTAAACAGATTCCAAATAGATTATATATTTCTAAATGCAGTATATATTTTTTTAGTAGACGGTAAACATATCCTTTGCTATAGGTGTTTTTACACCTTCCGCTTTACCAACTAAGTTTACCAACACGATATACTGACCAGGCTCTACACGTTTTCCATCACATTTATAGTCCCAAGTTTCTTCCCATCTTCGGGCTTCACCAGGAGCAAAATTTACATATTCAATAGCTTGTGAAAAAAATCTGTTTTTAGAGTATCGATACACTTCTTTACCCTCTGGATTAAGCACGTGAATTTCGTATTTTTGACTAGTTCTAAAGATAAAAATCTTTTCAGAATCAGTATTATTTAGTAACGTAATGATAAACTTTACACTTTCTGAATTTTCCCAAGCATAAACAGACAATTTAACTTCTTTATTTCCCAAGTTTCCTGACACCTCTTTCGTCTTAAATTATGAATCTTAAATTTGCACCCCAAGCTATAGTTCTTTAAGAAAACGGCACAAGTTGATTTCGAACGGCAAAAATGACTGCCTGTGAACGGCTTTTTACATTCAGCTTTTTGAAAATCTTGTTGATGTGAATTTTGACGGTCTTGTCACTGATATATAATGTTTCAGCAATTTCTTTGTTACTATGGCCTTTGACCAATTCAAACAATATTTCTTTTTCACGCTCTGTCAGCATTTTTTCATTTGGTTCTGATATCGTTTGCTGGTGATGATAGGTTATCAACTTTTTAGTCATGCGAGGATGAATCACAGACTCTCCTTGTGATATCATTCGAATGGCTGCTACTACTTGTTCAGATGATGAATCTTTCAATAAATAGCCATCCGCACCGGCCCAAAGCGCCTCCATCAAGTATTCATCATGTTCATACATCGTCAGAATGAGAACACGGCAATTCGGATACTGACTTTTCACGAGTGATGTGACCTCAATGCCATTTTTGCCAGGGAGATTGATGTCCATCAAAATACAATCAGGTCGATACTCTTCTACTTTCTTCAATACCTCATCCCCGGAAACGGCTTCTCCTACGACTCGGATGTCAGATTCGAGATCCAATATACTCCGAATTCCATCACGCAAGACCGTATGATCATCAACTAATAATATTTTAATCATGATACTCCCTCCCTTGTTTCAGCATCTGGAATTAACAATGTAATTTCTGTACCTTTTCCTGGTAAACTATCAATCTGAAGGGTCGCACCCAGCTCTTCAGCTTGTTCATTCATATGCAAAATGCCATAATGAGGCTCATGTTTTGTTTTAATCATGGATTCAAAAAGGGAAAAACCAACCCCATTGTCTTTCACCTTTAATAGCACATGTTCACGTTGATAGCTTAAGAGAATGTCAACTTCATCCGCTTTGGCATGCTTTACAATATTCTGCAAGCTTTCCTGTAAAGTATCGAAAATAACTCGTTCTTTTGTACAACTAAGTGTTCGAGTACGGCCTCTTTCATGATATTTAATCGCTAGATTATATTCTTGTTTGATAGATTGAATTTTATTGGCAATCGCTTGTTTTAGTCCTAGCCTTTGTGTAGGATATGGCTTTAAAGCATAGATGGAATAGCGAACTTCACCTAAACTCTTCCGTAATTTTTTTATGCTTTTGTCTACCACTTGCTGCATGTTTCCTGATTGATCTGCGTGCTGCTTCTGAGCTGATTCCAGCTGAAATATGACCCCAGCTAATACTTGTGCAATTCCGTCATGGATTTCACGTGCTAGTCGATTTCTTTCTTCCAGAATGATTCGTTTCTCCTGTTCGGAGATGAGTGACCGTGTCTTAAGCAAGCTGCCCAATTGATTTGCAAACGTAGATAAGGACTGTATATCCTCGGTAATAAAACTCGCTCCCCTGCTTTTTCCTGCCACAAACATTCCTACCAATTCATGATTTACTTTAAGAGGCAGGTAGACAAGAGAACGTATGACATCTTCAAAAACTTCATCTCCCGGGGCCATACCTTTTTTCCAATCAGAAACAACAAAGGTTTGGGATATCTCTTCAAAATTCAGATGAAGTTCAGAAGAACCTAAACGATCGGAATGTACTTTTCCATCCTTTAGCAGAAGTACCCAGTTTCCTTCATCTTTTGTCCATAAAGCATAAGCCTGTATCCCCAAGAACCCTTTAAGGGATTTTTTCATCTGATGTAAGTTTCCTGCAGAAAGCCCTTGACTTAACTCTGTCGTAATGGAAAATAGGTTATATAATCGTTCTTTTTCAATCCGTATTTGCCGAAAGAACGAGCTGATGATGCAGATTGCTACAAGAGGGAAAAAGAAGAACAGAACATTAATTCTATTCATCTCCCCACTGTATCGGTGTTCTAAGATATAGATAAGAGAGGCGTAGAACAAACAAAAGCTTCCACTCAAAAATACTAAAATATTTTTCTTGTACCACTGTTCGAGCGGATATGGCTGAGGAAGAATCACCATTAGAAGATCGTAAAAAATGGCGTTAATAAGGCAAAAGTATACGGTAAATAAAAGCAAGCTACTTAATTCCTCATATAAAACAGGCATATTCATTTCCGTAATAAAAAAAGAAATACTTTGGTTGGACAACCATTCTGCTAAAATGATACTTAGAGCAAATTGAGAACAATTAAATAGCGTTCTTTGCATTGGTAAACGGCGAAGGGAATGGGTTAACACCATCACACATACACAAGCAACAACAGTTATATGTATCCCAAACTCCCAATTCATTGGATAAATAAGCGTAAGGCTGAGTGTAACACCTCCTCTCCCAATGCGGATAGGAAAATACTCAACAATTCCCATAAACACAGATAACAACAACAGGATGATGACTTCAGAAGGCATTTCACTTTTAAAAATAGAAATGATAACAGCAAACATACCAAGAAAAGAAATAGAATAAAGATAAAAACTTACAATTTTTTCCCTTATCGTAATAGAGTCTATCCTTTTCAAAACGGCACCTCCTTTTATTTCGAATATTCCAAAGAATCTATCATCTATTATTATCTAACAAAAAACCGGCACTGGCAAAATGGAAAAATACCCACTAGCCAATAACCGGCTGTACGCTTACCTAAATAAGCTACACTACTAGTATAATGCTTATTTCTTTATTTGCCTGTTCATCGAACGTTATATTTAACAGATTCTTTTGTACTAGATTGCATAGTACAAAAGATATATATAAATTACAATTTCATCCCATTAAGTTAGACGTAATTTTCTAAACAAAAGCAAAAAAATCCCGAATTTCCTCAATAGGAATTTCGGGATTTTCATATGCATTTATCGCAGATTAACGGGCAGTAAGACCCCCACTTCAAGGTTGCGAGAGAATCAAAGAAACTTAAGTGGGGGATTAACTGCCCGTTAAAGCCCGATTGGTTCAACTAACCATCAGTGGGGGATGAAAGAAAACCCCCACTGATGGAAGTTTCACTCTATTGTTTTATTGACAATGCCCTTTCAAAATCCTCTTTTACACGATTTAAAAGATCAGTGTCCGTTAATAGGCGATAACCAGTAGATGCGAGTACTTTTGCCCCTTTAATTAATGCTTCATTGCCAAGAGAAGATTTTGCTGCTTCTCTGAATTCGATTGTATGGGCGATAAGATCATCTGGCCCAATTTTGATATAAGGGTGGGCTGTAGGGACTACATAACTAATATTCCCTGCATCAGTAGAACCTTTTCCTCTCCCTTCCTCGGTTTTAACTATTTCGCCAACTGCTTCTAATTCTTCATGTAATACTGCATCCAAAACTGAATTTAAGACAAAATCTTTCACTTCATTTTGGAAACGTTCGATTTTGACTTTCGCTCCAGCTGCAAGTGCAGCTCCTTCAGCAATTGCCTGCACTTTTGCTGATACTTCTTCCGTTCTCTTCCAGGTTTCAGCGCGGATAAAGAAACGCGCTGATGCATAATCTGGAATGATGTTCGGGGCATCACCTCCATGGGTGATGATCCCGTGAATCCGGACATCGGAAGGAAGCTGCTGCCGTAAGGCATTAATACCATTAAACAACTGAATGACCGCGTCGAGTGCATTGACCCCCTTTTCTGGTGAACCTGAAGCATGCGCTGCTTTTCCGTAAAAATGAAAATCTAGGGGATCAACAGCAAGAGTCTCACTTGTTAATGACGTTTTTCCTGATGGATGAATCATTAGGGCTGCATCAATATCCTTCAAGAACCCATGTTTGACGAAGCTGCCTTTTGCACTGCCATTCGGACCGCCTTCCTCTGCAGGTGTCCCTAAAACGACGACACGCCCTCCTGTTTCAGCAAGTGTTTCGGAAAGGGCTATCCCTGCGGCAACGCTTGTCGTTCCAATAATGTTATGACCACATGCATGACCTAACCCTGGCAGTGCATCGTATTCAGCAAGAAACGCTACAGTTGGGCCTGGTATCCCACTGTCCTTCACTGCATAAAAGGATGTTTCATGCCCTGCAACAGCTGTCGTCACTTCAAAACCTTCCTTTATTAGAAGTGAAATGTGTAGTTTACTCGCAAAGTATTCCTGGTTACCAATTTCGGGATTTGCATGAATAGACTGGCTTGTTTCAATATAGTTTTCACTGTTTGACTCAATGGATTCTGTAATTAAGTCAATACCAGATAATGTTGTACTCATTTATAACTCCTCCTTATAAGCCTTTATATACTTCAAGCAGTTCTTTTTTTGAAATATCGACGATCGATGATCCGCCGTTCGTATCAGCTTCAACAGCTTTTTTCACATCTTCATCATGGTATAGCTCAACAATACGGAGCAAAGTTTCATTGTTAACATCTTCAGCACGAGCAGCAAAGACATTTACATATGGCAAAGCGTTTTTATCATTACCGTCTTCAAGGAAAATGGGGTCATTGACTGGATCGAATCCAGCTTGACCAGCTACACCGTTATTAATGACTGATGCAGCCACGTCAGGAAGCACGCGCGGTGTTTGCTGTGCAACGATCGGGAAAATATCCAGTTTCTTCGGATTTTCAACAATTTTTGAAGGATCACCAAACAATCCAAAATCGTCAGCTAACTTGATAAGCCCTGCGGATTCAAGCAGCTTTAATGCACGTGCTTGGTTGGATGGATCGTCTGGAATGGCGATACGTGCTCCGTCTTCAATATCGTTAATGTCCTTCAGTTTTTCTGAATAGATTCCCATCGGTGCGATAAGTGTAGCCCCTATTGGTACTAAGTCCACTTTGTTTTCTTTCGTAAATTGGCTAAGGAACGCAATATGCTGGAAGGAGTTGAGGTCAATATCCCCATCCGCTAATGCTTGGTTTGGAAGAGTGTAATCAGAAAACTCAACAAGTTCAATTTCAATGCCTTCAGCTTTTGCTTTTTTCTTTAGTATCGGCCATACTTCACCGTCCGTGCCCGTAACACCGATTTTCACTTTAACCGTATCAGAACCTTTTCCTGATGTATCCTTGCTGCAAGCAGCTAGTGCCCATACTGCTGTTAGTGCTAATAAAAAGATGATGATTTTTTTCATGAGGTGATCTCCTTTTTAATATAAAATTTGTTTACTTGCGAAATCTTTATTAACGCCGCATGATTTTTCTTGATAATGTATTTCCAAACCATTGAGCGAACTGAACAAGAATGATTAGTATGACTACCGTAACGAGCATCACGCTGCCGTCAAACCGCTGATATCCATATGTCATGGCCACGTGACCGAGTCCACCTCCGCCAACAGTACCAGCCATCGCTGAAAAGTCGATCAAACTGATGGTGACGAACGTCAAACCAAGGATAAGCGGGCCAAGAGCTTCTGGAATCAGCACCGTAAAGATGATTTGAAAGGGACTGGCTCCCATCGCTTTAGCTGCCTCAACGACACCCGGGTCGATGCTCATTAAATTATTTTCTACAATCCTTGCAATTCCGAACGAGGCGGCAATCGTCATAGGGAAAATCGCTGCCCAAGTTCCAATTGTCGTACCGATAATCGCACGGGTTAATGGGCTAATGGCGACAAGGAAAATAATGAATGGGATTGGCCTTATAATGTTGATAAGAATGTTTAATGTTTGGAATAACAACTGGTTTTCTAAGATGTTTCCTTTTCTTGTGACATAAAGTAGTAAACCAATGCTAATCCCTAAGATAGAGCCAAAGATGAGTGTTGCGATGACCATAAGGATTGTCTCACCTGTCGATTCCACTATCCTTGGCCAAAATGTATTCCAATCAACTCTCATGAATTTCAACCTCCTCAATCTCTACCGTGCTTTTCAGTTCAGCAATCACGAATTCGATTGCTTGTGCATCCCCTTCAAATGAAACTAACAGATTTCCGAAGAATTTCTCCTGAAGTTCGCGAACTGAACCGTACACAATGTTAAAATGAATGCCAAACTTCTGCGTGATATGTGAGAGGATAGGATCACTTGCCACTTCTCCTTTAAAAATAACCCGATAAAGCTTTTGTCCTCCTTTTGCACGCCATTCCTTTAACAACGTATCAGACGGACGATCCTGCTGGACAGATTGGATGAACCGCTGTGTCGTCGGATGCTGTGGATTGCTAAATGTATCAAAGACAGAGCCCATTTCGATGACTGCCCCTTCCTCCATGACTGCTACCCGGTCGCAGATTGATTGGATGACGTGCATCTCATGCGTAATTAGCAGAATCGTGATACCAAGTTCTTTATTTACTTTTTTTAAGAGACGAAGAATTTCTCCTGTTGTGTCCGGATCTAAGGCGGACGTTGCTTCATCACAAATTAGAATATCGGGCGATGTTGCAAGGGCACGGGCAATTCCGACACGCTGTTTTTGACCTCCGGAAAGCTGCTCTGGGTAATCATTTGCTTTATCGCTTAGGCCGACAAACCGTAAAAGTTCCTCTACCCGTTCACTGATTTCCTTTTTCGGAGTACCTGCAAGCTTTAAAGGATAAGCCACATTACCTGCCACTGTACGGGATGTAAACAAGTTGAAATTTTGAAAGATCATACCGATTCGACGGCGCAGCTTCCTCAGATCTTTTTGGGAAAGGGTAGCGATATCCACCCCCTGTACCTGAACTGATCCGGCAGTTGGCTGTTCAAGCATATTGACAAGACGAAGTAATGTACTTTTTCCCGCGCCACTAAAACCAATAATTCCGAAAATTTCTCCTTGAGCAATAGATAGTGATACCTCCTTTACCGCCTGCACCTCCCGATTGCCGAGCCGGAACGTCTTAGCGGCTTGTTTAAACTCAATCATGTATTGTCCTCCTCGTGCTAAATTGATTCTATGCAGACAATAAGTCGCAGCCATCTACCTTCCTTTTTTTTGAACGAAAAAAAGCCCTCTTCTTTTCTCATCCGTAAGAAAAAAAGAGGGCTCCATTATGAAACCATCTCCGTTCTCATCTTCCAAATGCCTAAGGCATTTGCAGGAATTGGCACAGTGTTCATTTGTCATGAACCTGCTGCCGAGATGTCATAGGGCCTGTCCCTCGATCTCTCTGGATAAGAAAGTGATGTATTGCTATTCGATTGTTGCAAGAATTAGTTATTACTATATTTGAGTATTTATAGAAAGTCAACAACTTTTTTTAAATTTAGAACAGTCAAATTTAGCATGTATTCTTTTTTGTCAATAACCTATACTATCCAACAAGATGCTAATTTACGAAGGAGTTGTTGACTTGTGAACGCTACTAAAAATTGCGATTTTTCACCAATGAAACAGCTATTGTCAGAAAAAATACAGCAAATCACTAATGAACTCCAACAAAGCTTGGAGATACTAGGAAACGAAAACAAGTGTCTCTTAGGGAAACTAGAGGAAATAAAGGAAAAATTCATTAAAATGGAATCAGTCGCTGCTTCCTTTTACTTAAACTGTTATTTATCAGCTTTTACAGATAAATATGCAGATTTATCCATTTGTGTACAGCGGCTGTCCGATCGACGTCATGGTGCATTGATTGTGGTGGAACGCAGTGACCCCCTTGACCCTTTCATCCAAAAAGGAACGGCTATAGGAGCCACTATAACCCCTGCATTATTAGAGGCTATTTTTTACCCTGGGAACCCGCTCCATGATGGTGCTGTACTGATTCGTAATAATCATATCGTTTCAGCAGCAAATGTTCTTCCTCTCACACATGCAGTTATAGGAGAAAAGAAACTTGGCACGCGTCATCGCGCAGCACTAGGTTTGACGGAGCAAAGCGATGCTCTTGTCCTCGTTGTTTCAGAAGAGACTGGCAGAGTTTCCTTTACTTTAAACGGAAAACTTTATCCAGTTACTACAGCAGGATCTTTACCATAACCAACTTTTTTACATACAAATAAAGAATCATCCTTCAACTACATATCTGCATGGCAAAATCAGAATGAATAAAGAAAAAAA from Cytobacillus dafuensis encodes:
- the cdaS gene encoding sporulation-specific diadenylate cyclase CdaS → MNATKNCDFSPMKQLLSEKIQQITNELQQSLEILGNENKCLLGKLEEIKEKFIKMESVAASFYLNCYLSAFTDKYADLSICVQRLSDRRHGALIVVERSDPLDPFIQKGTAIGATITPALLEAIFYPGNPLHDGAVLIRNNHIVSAANVLPLTHAVIGEKKLGTRHRAALGLTEQSDALVLVVSEETGRVSFTLNGKLYPVTTAGSLP